Genomic window (Desulforapulum autotrophicum HRM2):
ATAAAACAATTTTCCTGGACATTGGCACCCTTGCCAAGCCAGGCATTCTGGAGGTAGGCCCGCTGGGCCACAAGCACATTATCGCCAATGGTGGTCAATCCCCGGGTCACGGAATAGCGGTCAAGGGAAGCCGATGAGGGAACAGGAATGGTCTGCTCAATGTTGACCACATCAAAAACCCGCTGGAACGCCTCCTTGCGATCTTCCACAAAATCGATAATTTTACCCTGGGGGGGTAAGCCGGCACCAAAATAGACATAGTCGTTGAGCCTGGGTTCAGGAAACTGGTAGTAGAAATTAAACTCGCCGGGATTTCTCACCCACACGGTTCCGGGGGGAATGTTCAGGTGGCTGATCTCCCCGGCCTGGACATAGGAAAAATTGCCGATGACGCAGTCACGCATGGTGGTCAGGTCCACTGTGGCAAAAACACCGAGGAAGCATCCGTCGCAGGGTGCCCCGTGGATGTTGGCATAATTCATGGAAATGGTGTCCTTGATAAAGAACCGCTCAAGGGACTCAGGATCATGGGAAAAGTTGTGGACCAGGGTCTTGATGAGAAAGCTGTCCTCCACATGGATCTCTTCGTTGTCCACCACGGGAATCTCATAGTCGTTGAACTGAAAAAGGTCTCCTTTTTTCTTTAATTCATCCCCCCTGATATCGCTCTTGTAGAGAAGGGAATTGCTCACCCGGCAGCGCCCCAGGAAATAACTTCCGGCAAGGTTTGAATGCCTGAATTTAAAATTCAAGGGATGGTGGGGGCTGATGCCGTAGAACCCGTAAAATTTGACCATCTGGTTGAAAGGAATCAAATCCTGGACATAGGGGTTGACATCATACTCAAGCTCCCGCAGATTTATGTTTACCCGCTGTACAATTCTGTCAAAAAGTTTTTCTATCTCTCTCATATATGTTCCCCTTTTAACCTATTTATGCACTTTTTTCATGGCCGCTATCAATGCGGAAAAGACATCGGAAAGTCTTAAAACGCCCACAACCTTGTCTTTCTTTGTGACAAGGAGAGAGAGACGATTTCTAACGGTGAGCTGGTGGACTGCAGAGTTAAGCGAAGTAGTTTCATCGATAAACTCATTTTCAGCAAGGGTCAGCATGAAATCCTCGACCTTCATTTCCATGGCAATGGGGTCTGTATACAGGTAATCTTCTGCCTTACCATCATGAAGATTCTCCTCCCGCATGGCTGCTACAAACTTTGAGCTGAAACCGAATTTGGCAATCCGGTCCACCACAGCCGTGTGCTCGGTTTTAGGTTCAAGGGCCCTGAGAAGGGTGAGCTGGCTCAGCTTGCCGATCACTTCTTTGTTTTCATCAAGGACCAGAACAATCCAGTGGGGATGAACGGACCGCTCCACATCCTTTTTTGCATTTTCAAGGGCAAGAACCGCCTCGTAAAGTGTAGACCCTCTGGCAATGGTGGCATAGTCGGAAAGGGGCACCATCAAATCTTTTACTATCTGGTTCATTAAAGAAACTCCTTTATCCGGTTAATAGAACTGACATGCAAAACAGGCCCGGGCAAAGAAATGGCACTCTTCCCCAAGTATGTCACAGGATCTATCATGTCTTTTATTTTATATCAAGCCCCTGTAATCTAAGCCCAAACAGGGATGGTCCCAAAGGTTTCACCCCCGGGGAGACCCTTCTTTACCAGGGGACGATTTTAGATATCCATAATGAATCGAATTAGTTACAAAATCGACACCCGGTTTCCGCATTTTCTTGATCTTTTTTTTTCATCATGATAGGCGTAATTTAATTTCCATGAACTCCTGGAAAGCACGCAGCCTTTAAACAAGACCGAACAGCACCGTAAGTGCTAAACATATAATGGAGGAAGATACAAATTGAAAACAAACAGTGTTAAGGACCTGATGGTCCCCCTGGCCGACTATGCAACGGTGACGGAAGATGCGTCACTCTTTGACGTCGTGCAGGCGCTAGCAACCGCCCAGGAACGATTTAACCATTCAAAATACCCCCACAGGGCCGTTATTGTCCTTGGCAAAAACGGTAAAATCGCTGGAAAGGTCGGCCAGCTTGATGTGTTAAGGGCACTGGAACCCAAGTACAGCGAAATGCTTGAAAGACAAGGTCTTGCAAAATTCGGATTCTCAAGGACCTTTATGAAATCACTTTTGACAAACTACCATCTCTGGGATTCCCCCCTCAAAGATATCTGTATTAAAGGGGCTTCCATACCCGTGTCCAAGGTCCTGACCCCCCCTTCGGAAGGAGAACTCATAGAGGAGAATGACACCCTTGACGAGGCTATTCACCAGCTGGTCCTTGGCCGGCATCAGTCCCTGCTGGTGATGAAAGAAGAGATTGTTACAGGTGTGCTTCGCCTCTCAGATGTGTTTGAAGCCTTTTCAAAGATCATCGGACAATGCCCTATAAAATAAGCTGTATAACGGCTGCAACCATTTAAAATCAGACAAATCGACTTGCCCAGAGCAGGGTACAGGTTCTTGTCACAACAAAATTTGAAACGCCTGCACCGATAATGTTTCGATGTGCGTTTCACATATAAAGATCAGACAATTCAGGAGGAAACCTTTAATGAGTGTTGAAATAGAAATGGAAAAGACAGCCAGTTTCAACTGGGTTAAAACGGCATGGCTTTTTGTGGGTATTGGACTTTTTACCCTTGTCTACTTTTCCCCGGTCTGGCCCGATGCCATCGATCCTCTGGGCAAGCACTTTGCCCTTTCAAAGGCCGGCAAAGGCGCCATTGCCGTCTTTCTCATGGCCGGAACCTGGTGGGTGTTTGAAGTGGTTCCCATTGGTGTGACAAGTCTTGCCATTGGCGTCATGCAGACCCTTTTTTTCATCCGTCCGGCCCAGGTGGCATTCAAGGATTTCATGGACCCCTCAGTCATGTTCATCTTCGGGTCCATCGTCATCGGGCTTGTGTTCACCAAAACCGGACTGACCAAACGACTGGCCTATAAGATGCTCTCCATTGTGGGGGAAAAGACCAGCATGATCTACCTTGGCTGCTTTGGCGTCACCGCAGCCCTGACCCTTATCATGGCACACACGGCCGTTGCCGCCACCATCTATCCCCTGCTCGTGGCCATCTATTCCCTTTACGGAGAGGGAAATAAACCGACCAAATTCGGCAAGGGTCTGTTCATCGGCATGGCCTATGTGGCGGGCGCAGGCTCCATCGTCACCCTTCTGGGTGCTGCCAGGGGGGCTGTTGCCATTGGTTTTTTCAAGGATATCATGGGCAAGGATATCGGTTTTTTCGAGCTGTCCTACTACATGGCGCCGGTGGGCTTTCTCATGACCGCGGCCCTTTGGGTCTATTTCATGATCGTTTTAAAGCCTGAGAAAAAAACCATCCCCGGCCTCAAAAAAAGGGCAAAAAACCTCTACATCGAGCTTGGCTCCATCACCCGAAAAGAGATCGTTGCCGCAAGCATCGTGGGGCTCTGCATCCTTGCCCTTGCCACCTTTGCCATTCTCAAGGCCTTTATTCCAGGCTTTGTTGCGCCCCATAAAACCGCTGTAATTCTTATCTCCACCATACTTTTTTTCATCACGGGTATCCTGGACATTGACGATCTGGAAGAGATTCCCTGGAACATTATTCTGCTGTTTGCCGGAGCCATGAGTATTGGTTTCTGCCTCTGGGACACGGGAGCCGCTGAATGGATGGCCATCAACTGGCTGACCATTTTCAAGGAGTCCCACTGGTTTGTATTTGTCATGAGCATCGCCTTTTTCGTCATGATGATGACCAACTTTATCATGAACGTTGCAGCCATTGCCATTTCCCTGCCCGTGGCCCTGGTCATCGCCCCCTACCTCGGGGTTTCCGGCGAAGCCATTCTCTTCTCCTCCCTTGTGGTTGCAGGCATGCCCTTTCTGCTGCTCGTGGGTGCGGCCCCCAACGCCATTGCCTATGACTCAAAACAATTTACCACGGGCGAATTTTTTCTCTATGGCGTCCCGGCAAGTATCATTCTCCTGGTCATTGTCGGCTTTTCCGTCCTGGTGCTGTGGCCCATGATGGGAATGCCCATTACCGTTGGATAAATTAAGAAAAGGGGGCGGATTTGACATCCGTCCCCTATTATCAAAATCCTTTCCATGTCTGGTCAAAGGGCGCTTGCAACTTTTAGGTGTAAATTTTAGGACAGAACAATGACAGACAGCACAGAAACAAAAGAGGCCGGTCTGCTCCCGGAAAAGGCAGCACTGCTGTTACGCCTCAAGCACGAAGGTTTCAACGTCCCCGAATTCATATATGTACCTCCCGAAGCGTTTCAAAACAACGCCTTTGGCCCCCTTGAAGCATTTCTCTCCCAGCACCAGCAGTACTACAAGGTTATCGCAAGGAGCGCCCATCCCCTGGAGAACCGTTTCAAGGGCGGTACCTTTGACTCCCTTGACACCTATGCCGATGTCCTGGGAATCACCTATGCAAGATCCAAGATCATCAAGGCGGCACGCACCAGCAAGGCCCTTTCCATCAAGCGCCAGCAAAAGTTCTTAAAGGCCCCTGCCCTCGACCTTGAGCAGATGGGTATCATCGTCATGCCCTTTGTGGAAGGGTCAAACGTCATGGCAAAGATGATCCTCAACGAGTGGGAGTTCGGATACTGCAGAAACAGACACGCCAGAATACAGTCAGACCCCTACATCACAAAGACCCCCCACGACCGGAAACTCATGGCGTTGTCCAGGCAGATACAGACCTTCCTGGAATTTCCCTGTGAAATTGAATACATCATTTCAGAAACCGGTGAAATCTTTGTGGTCCAGGCAAAGGACATCTCAAAGATTGAGGTCCTTGAACAAAAACAAGGTATCATCTCCATCCGTCTTGCCGGTGTCAAACGAATACGAAAGCGCAGAAATTACCGGGAACGACCCATCTACGTCATGGACACCAAACAGCTATACATGAAAGTCATCGCAAAATGCGAAGAGATTGTTCTCGAGGACCTGCCGCCCCGGGAGGGACTGGAACAGGCCATTGATATCATCCACGCCTTCCAGAACGAAATCGAAACCTTTGCCATGACCCACCAGCGATTTGCCATCCTGGGCATATCCATCAAGGAACCCCGGGAATTTTACCAGATTGCCAACCACTACCTTGATGACTTTCCGGACCTCCAGCAAGAACTGGCCCAGGAACTCAACAACAACCTCTATCAGATCGATTTTTTTCTCTTTGAAGCAGACACCCTTATTGCCAAAGACAGGTTGCGGGTCAACCTGGGCAGCCACGATGCCTACGGCATTGATACGGTGAGAAACCCCATGTGGAACGTCTTCTGGCATGCGGACAAGCATGAAGCAGTTACACGGGAAATCGCTCACCTGGGATTCAGCACGGGGGATACCGTTGGAATCTTCCTCAACAAAGAAGAGATTCCAACGGTGTACCGGCTCTAGGAAAAAACGAAAAACCCGGGGCTACCAAGCCTTGGAACTCATGATCTTCCTGATCTTTTCCTCGGTCTTACGTTCAACAAGAATCATCTTGTGGGCCTTGGCCTTTTTGATCTTTTCAGTGAGGCTGTTCATATCGGCCGGTTTTTCCACAAGATCCATGGCCCCGAGCTTCATGGCCTCGATCCCCTTTTCAACAGTTGCGTTACCGGTCAGAAGGATCACCTGGAGATCCGAATTAATCTTTTTCATGTTTTCAAGGGCCTCAAGGCCGTCCATCTCGGGCATGAGAAGATCAACAATAATGGCGTCAAAGGTCTCGTTTTTCACCCTTTCCAGGGCCTCTTTTGCCGAATTGGCCGTTGTTACATCCATGCCGCGGTTGCGCATCCTTTCGGACATGACGTCCAGAAAATCCTGCTCATCATCAACCAGCAATATTTTTTCACCCATGGTTATTCTCCTTTAAATATAGGTTGTATTAAAATTCGACCCAAGCCCTATCAACATATTACATGATTTCTGCATTTTCCGGAAGTTTTAACACAAGTTCCCGGGTGTCTGCAAGGGGAAGGATGTTCGCCCCAAAGACTTCCAAAAGCGCCAGATCCCAGGGCATTTTGCCACCATCCACCCCATCCACGGGAGAGAAGACAAACTCAACCCCTTTGTCGGTATTGCCAATGGTAATGGTCATGGTCCGATTTTTGCTCCTGTCAATCCCTGCAGCGACATGGGCCACGGTCTCCCATAGAAGATTCATGAACAAAAATTCATTGAGATTCATGACTACTGGTGACGCCGGGGGGACCACCTTAACCTCAATTCCAAGGGTGGAAAGGACTTTTTCTCCCAGCTCAAGGGTAAAGGCAAGGGCTGCGGCCACATCGACCTGCCGCACCGGATCATCCACACTGTGGGCCAGGCGGTTCATCTTTTTAACGGTGGTGTCGGCCCGCTGTATCTGCTGGCCCACCCTGCCTGCGATGGTTCCGATTCGTTCGGGATCAATGGGGTTACCCTTTTTTGCCATCAGGCATAAATCCTCCACCAGTCCTGCATTTTCATTGATGATGGCCAGTGAGTTTTTGATCTCATGGCTGATGGCAGCCATCATTTTACCAAAATAGGCAAGCCCCATGGGTTTTACTGCCTCTGTTTCCCCGTTCATATTCACACTCCCCCTGCACTTCAGCTGTTTGCGTTTGGCATGGCCTGGTTCATGAACGTTATCAGCTGATCAATATCAACGGGTTTGATCAGATAGTAAACCCCATCCGTCACCCCTTTGTTATAGTCGTCCTCTGAGCCGTGGCCTGTCAGATAGATAAATTTCATGCCGGGAGCGATTTCTTCAATTTTTTTCTTCAGCTCAATCCCCCCCATCTTGGGCATCTTGACATCCAGCACGGCAATGTCAAAATGATTTTTCCCGATGCTCTCAAGGGCCTCGTTTGCGCTTGAGACCCACTGAGCTTCAAATCCCCGGAATGAGAGGCGCTCAGCAAGGGTGGACACATATTCCACCTCATCGTCAACTAGAAGGACTCGCACGTGTTTATCTCCTTTTTATTTTTGGGTTTAAACGGCAAGGTCACTATAAAACTTGTTCCCTTGCCTATTTCACTCTTGACCTTGATACAACCGCCCGCCTCTTCCACAAGCTGATAGGTGATGGAAAGCCCCAGTCCTGTTCCGCCCTGGGCGGCTTTTTTGGTAAAAAAGGGCTCAAAAATCATCTCAAGATCTTTTTCCGGGATACCGCACCCTGTGTCTGTCAGGGTAACCATCCAATATTGATCATTTTTTTTCTGTACATCAATGGTGAGCCGGCCCTCACTGCCAATGGCTGAGAAGGCATTGTTCACGATATTGAGCAGCACCTGCTGGAGCTTTCCCCGGTCACACTCGATCTTTGGGAATCCCTCCGGAACCGAGATAAGAACCTCGATGCTTCGATACTCCGCCTCCTTTGCCAGGAATCCCAATACCTCTCTTACCACAACTTCAATGTCAATGATCTGAAAGGATTCGTCCATGTGCCGGGCAAAGTTAAGCAGCCTTTTGGTAATGGTTCCGCAGCGAGCCACCGACGAAATCACAGAGTTCACAAGGCCCATGAGCTTGTCGTCGGCGGAATACTTTTCCCGGAATACAAAAATGTCCTTGATCAGTCCTGCCTTTTCATTGATGATGGCCAAGGGGTTATTGATCTCATGGGCGACCCCTGCGGCAAGCCTTCCCACTGTGGCAAGCTTGTTGTCATACTCGATCCGGTGCATTGCCATGGCCCTTTTCCTATCGGAGAAAAACATCTGGTTGACCATATAGGTGGTGCCAAAAATAATCACCCCAAGAATCAGGGTGATGCTCAACAGCAGAAATCCGATGAGATGGGACCGGGTGGCGTACCAGGATTTCATCAGGGCAGCCTTCTGCTTTACGATCATCAGAATGAAATCGGTGTCTGGAATATAGGCGTACCCCACAAGGTACCCGGCATGATTTTCGTCGCGGTATTCATGGGCCTGGGTGCGGTCCGAATAGGGGGGAACAGGAATGTCGACCGTGGAAAGGACATTGCCGTGAAACCGGCTCGGGGTCTGAATCACCCGGTCATGGGTGATCAAAAAGGCATCGCCCTCACCGTTGAGCTCAAGGGTTGAAAGAATTTCGTTGAACTGATCCGTGTCAATCGTGGCCCGCAGCACATAGAACCCACCATCGTCGAACTCGTACTTAACGGCGATGACCAGATGGGGTTGATTACGGAACCCGAGAAACACCTCACTGATGTAAACCCCCATCTCCAGAACCTTGTTGAACCAGGCCTGGTCGGAATAATTCTTGCCCCCCAGATTATAGGCACCGGAATAGGCAATATGGATACCGCGGTCGTTGATCACCCCAAGATCGACAAACCCGCCAAATCCGGCTTCAAGGTTGTCAAGGATATGGGCCAGGCGATCCGTGTTGCTCAGAACCGAAAAATCGTTGTCGTGGACAACGAAATCCAGGGCAGCCTTACGCGCTGAAAAAAATGCGGAAATGGTCCGCTTGGTGTTGGAGACCGTTCTCCTTGTTCGAAGGGAAATCTCCGATTCAATGGAACGCTGGGTTACATTGTAATCCACCACGGTGATGGTGATCAAAGGAACCAGGGTAACCGCAGCCATGAGCAGGATCACCATGCGCCAGATCTTCCTGAAATTAAAGGTGTGCTTGGAACGGCCCTGGTCAACGCCAGTGGTCGCAAAGAATGCGGGTTTAAACTTCTCAAAAAAAGACATTTTAATCAGTACCCCCACGGGTTAGGCCTGTTTCAGGGGCGAATTTTCATCCGTCCCCACGGATCCCCGGGGCGGATTTTCATCCGCCTCCACGGTTTATACGCCCTGTTGTTTAATCTTTTCGTTGGCAAGCTTCAAGGTCTTGCTCAACAGATCAATGTCAACGGGTTTGTGAAGATAGGCAAAGGCACCGAGCTCCATACAGACCTTTTTATCGGCCTCACTGCCGTGGCCAGTCAGAATGATCACCTCAATGCCGGGCTTTGAGGCCTTGACCTTTCGGAGTACCTCAATACCATCAATTCCGGGCATCTTCAGATCCAGAATCATTACATCCGGTTCGTCCTCGTCAACGATGTTCAACGCCGATTCACCGTCATAGGCAACGGCGGAACTCATCTCCCGCATGAGAAGCCGTTCGGACAGGGTCTGAACAAACTCCCTTTCATCGTCCACCAGCAGAACCTTTGAAGGGGTTTCAAAATCAAACTTACGGTAAATGTCTGTCTGGTAAAAGCCCTTGCCGATCTCGGTTGTTACCGTCTTGACTCCCTCGACCTTCTTGGCAATGGCGGTCAGGTCCTCTTCCAGGCGTTTAAGCATCAGCACATTCTTGTTGATGGTGAGGGTTACATTCCCTGCCGTTGAAGTCACCACAACGTTATGGCCCTCTTTGGACAGGGCCGTTTCAACCCTGGCTGCCAGGAGAAAATCGGCAACTGCAAGGGCTGAAGCATCTGAATAGGCAACGGCCGGGCTCTGGGCTTTTTCAACCACAAGGGCAACGGCCTCATCCACGGAAGTTTTTCCCATGGGAATCACAATGTCGTAAAGGGTATTATCCCAGGGATCCTTGTTCCCTGCAAGGGATTCAACCCAGGCCGCAGCATTTTTATCGTTCTCCTTGATGAGTCGCAGGGCCTCTTTCTGGTTGATGCCAGAAGCTTCGGCCTCCTCGTACCGGTACTTGAGCTCTGCAATGGAACAGACCCTCAGAACATGGCTGATGTACTTTGGAATCAGATGGGCCGGAAAACCCGTTACAATCAGATTATCCTGGGCAAGCATCTCGGCCACAGCCAGCCGCATGCAGGCAATGGAGCGCTCTTTTTCATGGGTGAACTTATTAAATATTGAGGTTTTTTCAAAAAATGCCTCTTTAATTTTACCCTGACTGATATTAGACAGGGCGGCGGCCTTTGCGACGATCTCATCCTCAGTAATCAGCCTGCACCCTGTTTTTGCAACCAGGGCTGCCTCGATCTCCTTATCCTTACAGAAATTACCGCTGAACAGTGTAATGACAGACATGATATTTTCCTCTCCTGATATTTTATGCAAGCTTGCAGGTGGTTGAAAGTGGGCAATTCTGCTCCTGGCTACTCTCATGGGCATGTTCATGGACCTTGCAGATCGCCTGTTCCATGGTTGGATAGATGTGATCCCTTCCGATCTTTTCAATGAGATGGGTACGTTCAAAAACCTTTGACACAGATTCATTGACCCCGGAAAATGAGATATCAACACCGGCGCTCCTGACATTATCGATCAACAGCGACAGAAGTTCCTCACCCGATGCGTCAATGTCGTTGATGCCGTTTGAAACGATGATGATATCCTTTAACTCTTTTTTTCGAGCCATCCGGTCGTTTATCTGGTCCTCAAGATAACTTGCATTGGCAAAGAACAAAGGACCCTCAAACCGGACAAGGTCAATACGACTGCATTCCCTAAGGCCATAGGTTACGGAGCAACGAAGGGCATTGTCGTCAAACCGGGACAGAGAAGGGACCTTGGGCCGCATGCTCTTGTAAAGAAAGACCATCAGTGACAAAGCTACACCCACCATGATACCTTTGTCAAGATGGGGCGCAAAGGCAAGGGTGCACAGAAAAGTGATGATCGAAATGGCACCGTCATACCACTGGGCCCGCCATGCATGGATAAAACCCGATACATTGACAAGACCGATAACAGCCATCATGATAACGGCGGCAAGCACACTCTGGGGAAGGTTGTAAAGAAGCGGGGTGAAAAACAGCAGGACCACCACCACGGCAAGACTTGTGAAAACACTGGAGAGCCCGGTAACTGCACCGGCCTGAAGGTTGACCGCCGACCGGGAAAAAGAGCCTGAAGTAGGGTAACTCTTGCCAATGGCACCGAGAATGTTGGCAAGCCCCTGGCCGATGAGTTCCTGGTTGGGATCAAGGCGCTGGCCCGTCTTTGCGGCCATGGCCTTGGCAATGGAGATGGCTTCCATGAATCCCAGAAGCGAGATAATGGCGGCAAAGGGCAGGAGTTTAAGCATGACCTTGATGTCAAGTTTGGGTATGGAAAGGGAGGGAAGCCCCCTGGGAACGGTGCCGACCACGGCACCACCGCCCGTTACCAGAATACTGGTCGTGTCAAGCAGTCGGTTACTCACCTTGAGGCGCCAGGTTCTGCCGTCGGTTTTAACATTTTCAGGCAGATCCTGCTTGAGAAAAAGTTTAAGCGATCCGTTGTTCTGGACAACGCCGGAAAACAGAAGATTCCTCAGGGCTTCTCTCTGGAGGTGGGACATGTGGTTGAGTCGTTCAAGTTTTACGGCCGTTACATTGAAATCATGGACCGCATCCAGCACCTTGATGGTGTCTTTCTCTTTTTTGGCCTCGTCAACGGCATTGGAGCCAGCGGCCCGCTCTTCAGCAAGAACGGGAATTTCTGCAACGGTTTTGTTGAACGCCTCGATATCGGCGCGGACATCCGGCGAATCAAAGGCTGAGATATCAACATTTTCATTGTGCTCAAATCCCATGGCCCAGGCGATCACGATGGTCACAGCAACGGCCACAAGCACATTGGGAATCTTGGGAAGCATCTTTTTGAGCCCATACATGATGGCAAATGCAAGGGCCCCCATGAAAAGGGTCGGCCAGTGGGTGTAATGAACAGCAGCCTTGCACACGTTGATGATGGTTTCATAGTGGTGTTCTGACTTGTCCACATACACACCGAACATCTTGGAAAGCTGGGACGAGGCAATGATGATGGCAGCGGCATTGGTAAAACCGTTGACAACGGGGTGGGACAAAAAATTCACCACAAGCCCAAGGCGCAGTATCCCAAGGGAAAGCTGGAACACGCCGACCATAAGGGCAAGGACAATGGCATAGGCAATAAAGCCTTCACTCCCAGCCGTTGCAAGGGGTTCAAGGCTTGCCGCAGTCATCAGGGAGACAACCGCCACAGGGCCCGTGGCAAGCTGCCGGCTTGATCCAAACAGAGCCGCGATCATGGGGGGCAAAAAAGAGGCGTAAAGCCCAAAATAGGATGGCATTCCGGCCAACTGGGCATAGGCCATGGACTGGGGAATAAGCACCAGTGCCACAGTCAGTCCCGCCAGAAAATCAATCCTGAACTTGTCAAGGTTATATCCCTTGAACCATGTAATGAACGGTAATAGTTTCGTCAGCATTTAATCACCTGAATTTGGGTTAGGGGTTTAAAAAATCATGTTTTGTATTTTAAAATTTTTCTGCATGAATTGATAAGATCCATATAAAGTGCCCCGGTATCGTAAAGGTTATAAATCTTAAACCGGACCACTCCGTCTACCATGGAAAAAATCACCAGGGCTGTTTTCCGGGTATCATCGGCCAGGATGGATCCATCCTTTCGGCCGAGGGCAACGGCCCGTTCAAAAATATCCACAAGGCTGTTGTATATTTTTTCAAGATGGCTTCGGCACTCCTTGTTCACCAGGGCGAGCTTGTAGGGGTAATGGCTGTGGAGTAAAAGGAACCACTCCTCCATGGATCCTGCAAGGTAGAGATAAAAAGAGATGATCC
Coding sequences:
- a CDS encoding transferase gives rise to the protein MREIEKLFDRIVQRVNINLRELEYDVNPYVQDLIPFNQMVKFYGFYGISPHHPLNFKFRHSNLAGSYFLGRCRVSNSLLYKSDIRGDELKKKGDLFQFNDYEIPVVDNEEIHVEDSFLIKTLVHNFSHDPESLERFFIKDTISMNYANIHGAPCDGCFLGVFATVDLTTMRDCVIGNFSYVQAGEISHLNIPPGTVWVRNPGEFNFYYQFPEPRLNDYVYFGAGLPPQGKIIDFVEDRKEAFQRVFDVVNIEQTIPVPSSASLDRYSVTRGLTTIGDNVLVAQRAYLQNAWLGKGANVQENCFIINSRLEGNDVTAHGAKIIEADLGVMVFVGFNSFVRGRPENRLTIGENSIVMPHTIIDITEQLTIPPNHLVWGLIENEEDLETNSIAIEELSKVDTRLAMGNMFFEGNGAAFVEAFQHRILHILEANGAFFNGAEKKGHAQKNQYISFNTIQPYPEGAKKGIFPTIVIQP
- a CDS encoding CBS domain-containing protein produces the protein MNQIVKDLMVPLSDYATIARGSTLYEAVLALENAKKDVERSVHPHWIVLVLDENKEVIGKLSQLTLLRALEPKTEHTAVVDRIAKFGFSSKFVAAMREENLHDGKAEDYLYTDPIAMEMKVEDFMLTLAENEFIDETTSLNSAVHQLTVRNRLSLLVTKKDKVVGVLRLSDVFSALIAAMKKVHK
- a CDS encoding CBS domain-containing protein; protein product: MKTNSVKDLMVPLADYATVTEDASLFDVVQALATAQERFNHSKYPHRAVIVLGKNGKIAGKVGQLDVLRALEPKYSEMLERQGLAKFGFSRTFMKSLLTNYHLWDSPLKDICIKGASIPVSKVLTPPSEGELIEENDTLDEAIHQLVLGRHQSLLVMKEEIVTGVLRLSDVFEAFSKIIGQCPIK
- a CDS encoding SLC13 family permease, producing MSVEIEMEKTASFNWVKTAWLFVGIGLFTLVYFSPVWPDAIDPLGKHFALSKAGKGAIAVFLMAGTWWVFEVVPIGVTSLAIGVMQTLFFIRPAQVAFKDFMDPSVMFIFGSIVIGLVFTKTGLTKRLAYKMLSIVGEKTSMIYLGCFGVTAALTLIMAHTAVAATIYPLLVAIYSLYGEGNKPTKFGKGLFIGMAYVAGAGSIVTLLGAARGAVAIGFFKDIMGKDIGFFELSYYMAPVGFLMTAALWVYFMIVLKPEKKTIPGLKKRAKNLYIELGSITRKEIVAASIVGLCILALATFAILKAFIPGFVAPHKTAVILISTILFFITGILDIDDLEEIPWNIILLFAGAMSIGFCLWDTGAAEWMAINWLTIFKESHWFVFVMSIAFFVMMMTNFIMNVAAIAISLPVALVIAPYLGVSGEAILFSSLVVAGMPFLLLVGAAPNAIAYDSKQFTTGEFFLYGVPASIILLVIVGFSVLVLWPMMGMPITVG
- a CDS encoding response regulator; translation: MGEKILLVDDEQDFLDVMSERMRNRGMDVTTANSAKEALERVKNETFDAIIVDLLMPEMDGLEALENMKKINSDLQVILLTGNATVEKGIEAMKLGAMDLVEKPADMNSLTEKIKKAKAHKMILVERKTEEKIRKIMSSKAW
- a CDS encoding sensor histidine kinase encodes the protein MNGETEAVKPMGLAYFGKMMAAISHEIKNSLAIINENAGLVEDLCLMAKKGNPIDPERIGTIAGRVGQQIQRADTTVKKMNRLAHSVDDPVRQVDVAAALAFTLELGEKVLSTLGIEVKVVPPASPVVMNLNEFLFMNLLWETVAHVAAGIDRSKNRTMTITIGNTDKGVEFVFSPVDGVDGGKMPWDLALLEVFGANILPLADTRELVLKLPENAEIM
- a CDS encoding response regulator encodes the protein MRVLLVDDEVEYVSTLAERLSFRGFEAQWVSSANEALESIGKNHFDIAVLDVKMPKMGGIELKKKIEEIAPGMKFIYLTGHGSEDDYNKGVTDGVYYLIKPVDIDQLITFMNQAMPNANS
- a CDS encoding sensor histidine kinase, whose amino-acid sequence is MSFFEKFKPAFFATTGVDQGRSKHTFNFRKIWRMVILLMAAVTLVPLITITVVDYNVTQRSIESEISLRTRRTVSNTKRTISAFFSARKAALDFVVHDNDFSVLSNTDRLAHILDNLEAGFGGFVDLGVINDRGIHIAYSGAYNLGGKNYSDQAWFNKVLEMGVYISEVFLGFRNQPHLVIAVKYEFDDGGFYVLRATIDTDQFNEILSTLELNGEGDAFLITHDRVIQTPSRFHGNVLSTVDIPVPPYSDRTQAHEYRDENHAGYLVGYAYIPDTDFILMIVKQKAALMKSWYATRSHLIGFLLLSITLILGVIIFGTTYMVNQMFFSDRKRAMAMHRIEYDNKLATVGRLAAGVAHEINNPLAIINEKAGLIKDIFVFREKYSADDKLMGLVNSVISSVARCGTITKRLLNFARHMDESFQIIDIEVVVREVLGFLAKEAEYRSIEVLISVPEGFPKIECDRGKLQQVLLNIVNNAFSAIGSEGRLTIDVQKKNDQYWMVTLTDTGCGIPEKDLEMIFEPFFTKKAAQGGTGLGLSITYQLVEEAGGCIKVKSEIGKGTSFIVTLPFKPKNKKEINTCESF
- a CDS encoding response regulator is translated as MSVITLFSGNFCKDKEIEAALVAKTGCRLITEDEIVAKAAALSNISQGKIKEAFFEKTSIFNKFTHEKERSIACMRLAVAEMLAQDNLIVTGFPAHLIPKYISHVLRVCSIAELKYRYEEAEASGINQKEALRLIKENDKNAAAWVESLAGNKDPWDNTLYDIVIPMGKTSVDEAVALVVEKAQSPAVAYSDASALAVADFLLAARVETALSKEGHNVVVTSTAGNVTLTINKNVLMLKRLEEDLTAIAKKVEGVKTVTTEIGKGFYQTDIYRKFDFETPSKVLLVDDEREFVQTLSERLLMREMSSAVAYDGESALNIVDEDEPDVMILDLKMPGIDGIEVLRKVKASKPGIEVIILTGHGSEADKKVCMELGAFAYLHKPVDIDLLSKTLKLANEKIKQQGV